The genome window GGTTTTCGCCTATCTCGATTATCTCCGCTTTAAGCACGAGCCTCTGTTGAAAGGCGTTCTATCGGACACTGCCCGCGTTCGATGAAGTCGCAGGGGACGACGTTGGCCTCGCCTATGCGAAGGTTGTTTATCTTTTTAGGCATTCCGCCGCTCATCATGAGCGGTATGGAGGTGGTGCCGCCGCCCGATACAACTTCAAGCTCCCTGCCGATGACTTCTTCTATTTTCATTGCATCGGCGGAAAGCAGGGAGAGGTTTTCTGCCGTCGGAATGACGGAGCCGTAGCAGGTGAGGTTTGTACCCGCGCCGTAAAGGCGCAGGTTTTTGAGTTCCCGCTCAATGTAGACCGCCGTCTCGATAAATTCACGGCTGTCAAAAATCCCTTCCCGCAAGTCGCCGAGATCCCTCATCAGGATCACATTGTGGACGACGTCGGCAGTCTCCGCCGCGCGGTCGAGCGCGCGCATGGTTTCAATTTCGGAGTTGAGGCTGATATCGCAGAGCTTTACGACGTCGGCCGCTTCGGAGAGCATCGGGATGCGCAGCCCAAGCGTCTTTACCGGAAGTCCCGCTTCTTTCACGGCGGCCAGATGCGGCAGCCTTGAGCTCGCGAGGGTCTTATACCCCGCTTCAAGCAGCGCGTCCCTTATCTCGGGGATAGCGTTGAAACCTTTCAGCACGGCGAAGGGCTCGACGCCTCTCTTTCTGCATTCACGAAGAAGTATGCCTGCGTTGCGTCTGATAACGTTCCTGTCTATCTCAAGCAGCGGATATCTATTCATGGGCTTCACCTTTCTAAAAATGGCCGAAGGCCGCGTCGACGCCCTTCGACCGACTTCTCTTCTATCCTCTCGCTTCCCTTATCGACGCCGAACTCGGGCGAAACAATTATGCGGACTCCGGCTCCGGCTTTTTGGTCTGATAACGCAGCGTTATCCCCATCAGCGCCATTACAAAAACGACCAGCGGCATCAGCCAGTTGAAAATCGCATATGGGAAATAGTCGGCAACGCCGACGCCGAGGACGCCAAGGATGTAGACCCCGCAGGTATTCCACGGGATCAGGGCCGAAGACACTGTTCCAGCCCCCTCTAAGGCGTTTGAGAGCGTCTCCGGCGCTATGCCGCGCTCTTCATAGGCCTTAGCGTACATACGGCCGGGAAGAATTATCGAAATGTACTGCTCTGGCATAGTAGCGTTAGAGGCAACACAGGTAAGTTCGGTGACGCCAATCAAGATCTTGTCGTTGTGGATGTACTTGAGCAGCCGCTCTATTATAACGTCAAGCTGCTTCGTCGATTCCATTATCCCTCCGAACATCATCGCAAGTATCGTCATTGAAATCGAGAACATCATGGACATGAGCCCACCGGAAGAGAGCAGCGAATCAAGGTCCTCCATGCCGGTCTTCGCTTCAAAGCCGCTCATACCGCATGAAAGCATATCGCCGAACGTGCAGTCAGCGCCTTGGAATATCGGGCCGAGCACGCCGGCGGCAAGTATACCTAAGACGATTCCTGGAATCGCGGGAATCTTAAACGCTATAGCCACTATTACAATCAGCGGCGGTATCAGCAGCAGCGGATTGATGTGGAAGAGAGATATCAACCCGTCTTGTATGGCATTTATCTTGCTAAGATCCGCTTCGCCGCCGTGCCCGACTCCCCAAAATGCGAAAAATACGATGCATATTATGTATGTGACCGCGGTCGAAGGAGCCATGAACTTAACATGCGTAAAGACATCCGTGCCAGCCATCGCCGGGGCCAGGTTAGTAGTATCTGAGAGCGGCGACATCTTATCACCGAAGTACGCGCCGGAGATTATCGCGCCCGCCGTCATTCCAGGCGTGAAGCCGAGCCCTAAGGCGACTCCCATTAGCGCTATGCCCATAGTCCCCATGGTCCCCCACGAAGTACCTGTCGCAAGTGAGGTGATAGAGCAAATCAGAAGCGTCGCCACAAGGAAAATAGATGGATTCAAAATTTGTAGGCCGTAGTAAATCATTGTGGGAACGACGCCTGAAACTAACCAGACGCCCACAAGTATCCCCACTATCGCAAGTATTATTATCGCTTGAAGTACGCGGTAGATACCGTCAAACATGCTCTTTTCTATCTCGTTCCATTTAAACCCGAGATGAAGCGCCATTACAGCGGCAAAGAGCGTACCCAGAAACATGGGCATATGCGGGTCAGCGTGAAAAACAATAATTCCAACCGCCATAACGGAAATCATTACGGCAAATGTGAGCAGCGCTTCCCAAAGCTCAGGAAGCCTCGCTTCTTTATGTTGCTTTTCTTTGGACATAATCAAACCTCCCCCCTATAATCACAAATCAATTGTCAAAACCAAATGGACGCAAGACGGCTTTTTTCGTATGACACCACAACAACAGGGATAGGCATCCCCCCTCGTTATTCAATGGAAATATATAAAACATCTATTATCTGTATTATATATCAAGTCGATAATATTTAATAGCGTCGCCAATTTTATGTCGTTGTGGCTTCTTCAAATTCTGTTTTTTCAGGTCTTCAGGCCCTTCACACCTTCCAAACAAAAAATTTGACAAAAACGCGCGCGGCGGATATTATATTGCTTCGTGAGACAAAACTCCGTCTCATCTTTTGGTAGGGTGGCCGAGCGGTCAAAGGCAACAGACTGTAAATCTGTCGGCGGAAGTCTACGTTGGTTCGAACCCAACTCCTACCACCATTCCTACTTTCTTTTCTCAAATCAAAATCCCGCCTCGCGGCGGGATTTCTCGCACTTAAACGCTTCGAGCGGGTAAGCTGCAACCCGGAAGGACTGGGGAATGAATAAATACTAAAGGATTACTCTACCCCTTCCCCATCATCCGATACGTTTGGGCGGACACATTTCAGCCAAAACAGCACAAAGCAGAAGAGGGCGAAGATTATTCCCGCCGGGTATCCGACCTTCGCGGCGGCTTCGATCGCCGCTGCGCCGCTCAAGGCTTCGCCAGACACCATTTTTGAGATCGCAGGACCGAAGCCTTCGGGCGCGACGAGTATGTACGTGCTCGAGACGGCCGACATGAACGTCGCTGGTATCGCCGCCGGCCAGAAGTTGCGGCGAGTCTTGCGGAGGAACACCGCGGCGGCCCAGAGCGCAATCATCGCGAGCGTCTGATTAGACCACGAAAAATAGCGCCAGATAATCTGAAAGTTTACGTTCGAGAGCAGGGCCCCGCAGAGGAGCAGCGGCAGCGTGAGCGTAAGCCGTTTCGCGCGCGGTTTCTGGTCTATGCCGAACCAGTCCGCGAGCGTCAGGCGCGCCGAGCGGAAGGCCGTATCGCCGGAGGTGATCGGACAGACTATAACGCCGACCATCGCGAGCACCCCGCCCATGGAGCCGAGCACCTTTATGCAGATGTCGTATACGAGCGCGGACTGCCCGGCAAGCTTCGTCGTGGCCTCCCACAGCCCCTGCGTGCCGTTATAGACGCTGACCCCGGCCGCCGCCCATATCAGCGCTATGACGCCCTCCGCCACCATCGCGCCGTAGAAGACCTTGCGCCCCTGATATTCGCTCGTTATACAGCGCGCCATCATCGGCGACTGCGTCGCGTGGAAGCCGGAGATGGCGCCGCACGCTACCGTGATAAACATCAGCGGCCATATGGGAAGCGCGCGCGGATGAAGATTGGCGAAGTTGTCCCATATTTCAGGCAGCGCATAGTCGCCCGCGACGATACCGCCGCCGACCCCGACGCACATGAAGATGAGCGCCGCGCCGAAGAGCGGATAGAAGCGTCCGATTATCTTGTCTATAGGCAGAAGCGTAGCAAGGAAATAATAGATAAGGATAATCGTCAGCCAAAAGCGAAGATTGAGCTTTTCCGGCGTAAGCAGGGCAAGCAGCCCCGCCGGCCCCGTAGAGAAGGTGGTGCCGATCAGCACCAGCAGGACGACTGCAAAGACGCGCATGACCATCTTCATCTTCGGACCGAGGTAGATACCGACGATCTCAGAAATGCTCGCGCCGTTGTGGCGCTCGGAGAGCATCCCGGAAAAATAATCGTGCACCCCGCCCGCGAAAATCGTTCCCAAGACGATCCAGAAATAGACGACGGGCCCCCAAAGCGCGCCGGAAAGGGCGCCGAAGATAGGCCCCAGCCCCGCGATGTTCAGGAGCTGAATCAGAAAAGCTTTCCACAGCGGCAGCGGTATGTAGTCCACTCCATCCGGGTGCGCGACGGCCGGAGTATCTCTGCCGTCGGGAGGCAGAAGCCTTTCCACGAAAAAGGAATAGGTCATGAACCCCGCGCCCAGCGCCAACAAAGCGATAAAGAACGTCAACATGAAAATCACCTCGCTGAATTGAATTAACTAATAGACACAGGCCAACGCTTTTGTAAATAATGTAGTACAATTACATTGTAAAGTCAAGAGAAAATAGCGTGAAATTTAATTAAACTCAAATATTTCACGGATGATTATTGCATGTCGTTTCAAAGATTAGTATTTTCTGTTCAGAAAGCTGATTTTATTAAGTGTCAGAAATATCAAAAAATGCAATCGAAGAACGAGCGGCTTCAGCGCGGCTCTCCGCCGGGCGCTCATATACAGCCGAGCGGGATAGTCACGTCGCTTTCGCCAAGCGGCACGATCTTATCGTAAAGACAGACCACGCCGCCTGGGCCGCGTTTGACGCCCGGCATTCTGTCAATATACGAGAATGAGGAAATATCTTTGCCCGAAGGGTCAGCGTGCTCTTTTATTTCTATTGGATACAGCGTTCCGGCATCACAGACGAGCAGGTCTATTTCGACGCCGTCATGGTCGCGCAGAAGTACAGCGGCGGATCGGCGATGCCGGTGTAAAGGCTGCGCACGTCCCTTTCCAAATATGCCCTGAGATAGGAGCTGTAATACACATCCCAGTCATACTCAGGATTTGCCGACATAGCCGGCATACTGCCGCGATGGATAGCCCTCCACACATCGCCGCGATCTACGCTCTCGGGATGCTTTCCGCGCTCAGAAAAATATTCTTTAGAAGGGATGAACGGCTTCTCAAATTCAACGCCGGAAATTTCGCGCATTGAAAGCCCGTACATCGTTCGGAAGAATGCCATATCGCCCACAGTTCGCCTAAACGCGCTAAAAACGGCGGAGCGATGAAGCTGCTCTGCCGTTCAAACGGGATTTCACATGCCCTGCGCACGGCACAGAAGCATTGTACAGTCATCCCTTCGTGCGCGACGCCCCCGACCCCAA of Synergistes jonesii contains these proteins:
- a CDS encoding alanine racemase, with the translated sequence MNRYPLLEIDRNVIRRNAGILLRECRKRGVEPFAVLKGFNAIPEIRDALLEAGYKTLASSRLPHLAAVKEAGLPVKTLGLRIPMLSEAADVVKLCDISLNSEIETMRALDRAAETADVVHNVILMRDLGDLREGIFDSREFIETAVYIERELKNLRLYGAGTNLTCYGSVIPTAENLSLLSADAMKIEEVIGRELEVVSGGGTTSIPLMMSGGMPKKINNLRIGEANVVPCDFIERGQCPIERLSTEARA
- the nhaC gene encoding Na+/H+ antiporter NhaC, whose product is MSKEKQHKEARLPELWEALLTFAVMISVMAVGIIVFHADPHMPMFLGTLFAAVMALHLGFKWNEIEKSMFDGIYRVLQAIIILAIVGILVGVWLVSGVVPTMIYYGLQILNPSIFLVATLLICSITSLATGTSWGTMGTMGIALMGVALGLGFTPGMTAGAIISGAYFGDKMSPLSDTTNLAPAMAGTDVFTHVKFMAPSTAVTYIICIVFFAFWGVGHGGEADLSKINAIQDGLISLFHINPLLLIPPLIVIVAIAFKIPAIPGIVLGILAAGVLGPIFQGADCTFGDMLSCGMSGFEAKTGMEDLDSLLSSGGLMSMMFSISMTILAMMFGGIMESTKQLDVIIERLLKYIHNDKILIGVTELTCVASNATMPEQYISIILPGRMYAKAYEERGIAPETLSNALEGAGTVSSALIPWNTCGVYILGVLGVGVADYFPYAIFNWLMPLVVFVMALMGITLRYQTKKPEPESA
- a CDS encoding carbon starvation CstA family protein, whose product is MLTFFIALLALGAGFMTYSFFVERLLPPDGRDTPAVAHPDGVDYIPLPLWKAFLIQLLNIAGLGPIFGALSGALWGPVVYFWIVLGTIFAGGVHDYFSGMLSERHNGASISEIVGIYLGPKMKMVMRVFAVVLLVLIGTTFSTGPAGLLALLTPEKLNLRFWLTIILIYYFLATLLPIDKIIGRFYPLFGAALIFMCVGVGGGIVAGDYALPEIWDNFANLHPRALPIWPLMFITVACGAISGFHATQSPMMARCITSEYQGRKVFYGAMVAEGVIALIWAAAGVSVYNGTQGLWEATTKLAGQSALVYDICIKVLGSMGGVLAMVGVIVCPITSGDTAFRSARLTLADWFGIDQKPRAKRLTLTLPLLLCGALLSNVNFQIIWRYFSWSNQTLAMIALWAAAVFLRKTRRNFWPAAIPATFMSAVSSTYILVAPEGFGPAISKMVSGEALSGAAAIEAAAKVGYPAGIIFALFCFVLFWLKCVRPNVSDDGEGVE